The stretch of DNA ATGGCTGCAGTGGGACACCATAGAGCACACTGACCACAGTTGACGCAAACGATGTTGTCTTTAATGGGCAACTGGTAGTAACCGAATACCGACTGTACCTTTTGACAAACCTCTACACACTGTCCGCAAAGGATACACTTTTCGTCGTCCCGAGTTAAAGACGGGCTAAATGGGTCCAGGGGAACGCGTCCCCGCACTTGGGTTGGCCAGGAACTGGCTACCTGGTACTGTTGGGGTAACCATCCGCCGCCACCGGCAGGCTCTTTGGAGCAACCTGCCAAAGTTGCTGTGGCACCGACCAAACCCAATGTTCCCATCATCTTAAGGAAATTGCGCCTGGTCACTTCTTTTTCTCGTGCCTTTTGCTTGTCCATATGCTTACCTCCCCGCTTTCTACAAATATTAGGCTAAAGCCCATGATACCGGGCCGATGCCCATATTTGATTATTTTAAGCGACATTTAATTTCTAAGGACAGGATTGTTATAAAATTCACGTAATTCGAAATTATTACACTTTTCTACAAGCTCCGAGCATAAAGCTAATTAATAGCTTCTTAATTATAATACTACCATAAAATCATGCAAAAATCACATATTTATCTATCAAAAACCCCTATAAAGAATATTTTTTGTAGAAAAATGTAAAAAATACAAATTAGAATAATTCCATCCTGTCTTTGCAGCTAAAATAATATTAGACAAAAGCATATAAAATCCTTTATTTCTGAAAAAAGTAATGAAAAATATTTAACTTTGTTAGATATTTATAGGTGTAAGATAAAACCACAGACTTTGTCATATAAGAGCAAAATATGGGTTTTATACTGGGTTGACATAAATAAAGACCGAGACTCTCTCGGTCTTTTAATGATATTCAGAAACCATAAGGTATTTCAAGTAACAATTATAGTTCTTGTACTGTAAAGCAGTCGTTGGGGCAAATTTCAACACAGGTTTCGCAACCCATGCATTCTGCAGGATCGCCGGTAACTTCTGCTTTTCCGTCTACCATTTCCATTAAACTAACAGGGCATGGGGCTACGCATTCGCCACAACCTTCACATTTGCTTGAATCAAGAGATACCATGTACATTAAAACCAACCTCCTTAAATATATCTAAATAGTAAACTGACAAATTAAATTATGCTATATTATTCTGAAAAAGGCAAGGGGTATTTTGCTTCAAATTATGGTAGACTTGTGCAAAAGGACCTGGGTAAAAAATGCCCGGTAAGAGGATATCATTTGACAATGTCAAATAATATATAATAGAGTTAATAAACATTGGGGGGCTAAATAATGTCTTTGGATTTTTCTGAACTGCTTGTTGGTAAAAATGATAAGGTTGACCAGGTTGAAATTTTAGTTTCCGATGAGAGCTTACTTAATAAGGAAGTCAAAGAGGTAACTTTATTTTATAACATTGTGGGGGAAGGCCGCTTTAAAATGTTCCGTAACAACAAAATGGAGTTAATATTTGTACATGTCACCGATGACTGGATGAGGCAGGCCAAAATAAATATCGGTGATTATAGCGGTCAGTTAAATATTAAAGCCACCTGGGACAATGAGCAGGACACCTTGTCAGTGAAGGCAGAGGACGGTACCCATCAGGAGGTAACTGCCATTCAAATTGATAATTAAGGGGTTGTAACAGTGGGACTGCCTGGCTTAAAAGAAAAGTTATACCGACAAATGTGGGAACAGCCTGAAATTTATGCCCACCGCATTATGTTGGAAGTGGGTTTGCCCTGGAAAGATAATGCAATGCTGCATTTTCGCTGCACCAAACGCATGTCAACGGAAAAAAAGCGACAGTACTGGTTGGAGCAAAGGGATGAGGTTGATGCTGCCTTTGAAATTTGGTATGCTACCGGTAAAACCTCATTGGACGAATAGTACATTTTACCGCGATGGGGTATAATTATAATGTAATTATTTAGAAATTAACAGATATAGGAGGGCCTTCATGAAAGAACAAACCATTGAAGAAATTATAGAAGAATACGGTGGTGCTGCTTACAGCCCGGATTTTGGTGCTTGGGCAGAACTTGAGTACGAAGAAAATGGACAAGACTATAAACGTACCACTATGGTAATAGGTAATCCCCAGTGGTCCGGCGCATTGGATTTGGTGCAGGGTGAGTACTTGTGGAAGTGGGCCTTTGATTCAGAAAACGATCTTTACTTTTTACTTCTCACCTGGCACAGCGGTTTAAGACTGCCCATTGCCTTTGATAAAGAAGGGGCAGGGAAGATGTTATTTGACCCTGAGGCTAAAAAGAAGTTTGATATAATGATTGTGGATCAACCGGTAATGCCCAGAAACTGGGATGAAGGCAACTTGAAATTCACTGTTCTGTGGGATGTTGAATTTAAAAAGGCTAAGGAAGCATCTTGGCCGGAATAAGTGACGGGGTGACAGTATGGGTTCCAGCGGTGTAAAAAAAAGCAGGCCTGTCAGTAAAGGGCTGTTGAAAAGGGTTTCTCTTTATATTAGGGATAACGCCATTAATGGTAAGTGCATACAGGATGAGGAGACCATGGCTTACCACCTGGGCTTAACCGTTGAAACGGTTAATAGGGTAATTGAACAGTTAAAGGAAAACAAATTGGTAATGGTGGAGGAGAGCAAAAAAGCTAATCTTCCCAATGCATATATATATTTAGGAGACGGAGCTGCCAGTAGGCTGGTGCTGGAAACGGGCCAACGCAGTGAAGACCTAATAGCAATGCTGGATAGGGCGGATTTAAGTGAAGATGTAAAAAACTTAATTTTAGACTATGATGAAAAAGTTAGGGAACTGCTCTATGAGATGCAGCAGCAAACCCAGGAACTGGAGCAGCATCGCAGTTTTAAGGACAGTATTGTTAAGGTAAATGAAACTCCGGATGGTTTGGTGCAAGTAATTGCCAGAAGAAGGCCTTAAGGGGGTTCTTTAATGACAATATCCGAAGCCATAAAAAAGTGGGAGCGGGATACCACTGTTTACATTCATTATAGTCGTGAAATGAAAACCTCAGAATACAACCAAGGATTTGCCGATGGGTTAGAAATGGCAGTAAAGTCCTTGAAGTCAGCCTTAAAGGAATATCCTGATTTGGAGCAAGGGAGTGAGTGACCTTGAGTCAATCTGTTTACAGTGTTGTAAAGCTACTAAATAATGAAGTTGATGATGTTGCTGTTTTCGACAATGAAGAGGCAGCCACTGCTTACGCGGAAGAAATAGCCGGCCGGGAAGACTATCAACTGATAAATATAATGTGGACCAAAATCAATAATACCAATATGCAAGTAACTTTAAAAGAAATGAGAAAATAAACTAAAAGGCGCCCCAGGGGCGCCTTTTAGTTTATTGCTTAGCTTTAAGCCTTAGAAGCTGTTTTTAGTAATTTCTGCTGGCGTTAAAACAGTCGCGGCAGTATACGGGGCGGTTGCCGGAAGGCTCAAAGGGTACTTCCGTTTCTACACCACATTGTGCACAAACTACTGCATACATTTGTCTGGGGCCTCT from Desulfofalx alkaliphila DSM 12257 encodes:
- a CDS encoding indolepyruvate ferredoxin oxidoreductase subunit alpha — translated: MYMVSLDSSKCEGCGECVAPCPVSLMEMVDGKAEVTGDPAECMGCETCVEICPNDCFTVQEL